In the Bactrocera tryoni isolate S06 unplaced genomic scaffold, CSIRO_BtryS06_freeze2 scaffold_926, whole genome shotgun sequence genome, tcgctaggaatatccaattggcgccacgtagcgaaaagaagaaacgactggcgcgctgttgttaactcggctataatcgcgaaagcggtgtctacgccaattaagaagaagtagACCTAAACTAGCCGCGCGAGTTATTGCTTGAACAATTGTGTGAGAGAACAATTTTGTGGCTAGTTTAACCTTTTGCTTTTCTACTCCTGTTACAGACAAATTCTTCTGGGAAATTTTGTGCGTGATGGTGAGGTCGTTCGACGTAAGCGAGAGCAGCTTCAGAATAATGcgttttcttacaatttttccATTGATAGTAAAGCCCTTATCCAAAAAATGATTTCTCTGTAGTAGTATTAAGTGTGTCCCCCATCAGCAAAAACCACAATCCTGTCTCCGTTGTCTGAAAACctgcaataaaaaaaagaacacaattTAAAGTAtatcataatttaaataattgtttaatgaATGTACCAAGATTTTTCCACATTAATTTCAAGTTCATTATATAAGCCTCTATTTGAGCCACTCAAATCGCTTAAAATGTCAACAATATTGTAAGCGCACTTTTTAACACTTGACAAGATGCTAAACAATTCTTCCTTCGTCATTTTGCAGTCATATTCGAAGAATACAGGAGTTTGTACGCTTTCGAGCTCGTTGAATATAGCGTGATCGACTTAGCTATGTCTTCTTCTTTCCAATTTCGCCGTTTGTTTCCATCccttaatttttcaatctatgtatgtgtaatgAAGTTTAGTATATTTTGCAACATACTTTTTAGAATTTGGGCACTTACCTGGCCGTTGGTGAAAATGCAGCTAAGTTTTTGCTCCAAATTATTTCTTTGGAATTCCGCGGTTCTAATGGAAATCCTAATTGGTTTAATTTCTGCTAACTGCCCGTTTTTGCACTTATTCAAAGTTCTAACAACACTATTCAGCCTGGtctaaaaagaataagaaatacACATACCTGTGTAAGAAAAAGATACTTCATCAATATCAATTAGGACTAACATTtctgtttccaaatgcagtatTTTCTGATGATGATATGAGAAAGACGTTCTCATCGATGACCTCCTTTCCTGCAGTTTGAGAAGCCTCTCCATCCTCGTCTCCTTGAATTACTTCAACAGGGGCGTTATTCTTCAACATTGTAGTTAACAACTCTTTTTTGGAACGAGACTCCATCCTTTTCTGCAACCCTGCAAGAGTCtttggttataaaagtaaagttattgtaatcaaaatgttataattacccatttcaactcctttgaagttggtcgccttgtcgtggcgaaggggcttaagtaagagtaaagtgtgcatcccaaaggaaacgcaaTCTAATCTGATGAACTAAGAGGGACAcaattcccacaatagtgatatggatgaataaaccctagtatttacgcccatctcctattgtggaagtatgaggatacccgaaccaacaccaccctaagccaaggtgtcgaggtacctgtgccgagggctgaatggtcagcggggggtaataaataggtgatcgcgaacggtcccctccgatgcccgggcgaggtcggaggtataaaagccttctctccgtaaaccggctctgcggacgagtgaccaaccctttccggattactcgtgggaccaaataTGAACGGAAACAataactcaacaacaacaacaacatcaactacaacaaccaaattgacgacaacagcaacgactaaggacatgaacTATAGGAATCCTATTACGGAATCCGAAGAAGACGAActacttgcctccagccaggagacgagtaagagtactaccggacataccaaccaaagtataccggtagatacacTGCTGTATCCCCAGATAtaagggaggaagcgtccacctccaaggctgccatgagcaccaaccaaagtgcactagCGGCTAAAGGAGAGAACagaaagaagcgcaagaaatcccagaatcagctgaggaaaaacaggtaccagagggcagtcttcatactagggaagatagccaaagaccaggcagccggtaccccagttgatgaggctgaAATAATGCGCCTCAAATCTATCGTAGAGAaatatgaaggctacctgaaaaggaagcaatcacaacctcaagaagagagcaagcgagagagcacttctcagaagataaatcgctccatcacagaagtacccggaactcagcccaaaaaaccgaggcggagcgaaggtgaacacagcagcacaacaacgacaaggcatttctgcgatgttgccagagatagcctgcaggtggccatcatagacggaaattcctcctctccgagcacaatacaggagagatgggtggagatcgacgtcagattgtcgagtatggtgctaagctatgtactcgacaatcctgcgggtcctcacccggagtttgactcctctgaaACCCTCAGGGGCTgcagggtcatcaagtgcgcggaccaggcctcgctggatttcctgacgggtagtgttgctaaaattagcaacgcctttgtaggcctccgattgaggcttatacccgccaaggACATTcagaagagacctcgtgctcgcatttagttaccccctctagagaagccaggcgaaaaactccttccgtgcattaagctgcagaacaaatctatacctagtatagatgagtggcagctaatcaaggaggaaaacccgaataaagcaagcaagccaacactagtggccatttgtgatgagtccattgaggctctgaagaaaactgactacaaaatcagcttcggaatccgcaaggccagactaaaaatcttccaaggcgacaaagcggctgacgaagacgacacggaagaggtcgacgacgccagccagttgctaaagaatgtgggcatcgaagaaacccgagatgcccaataacataagatgcgtacagataaacctgcagcactcgaaaagtgttacagcgaatctgacaaccctcgtgagcgaggggggcatcgacatcagcctagtacaggagccctgggtcaatgatgATTCCATTAAAGGGCTCAACAGCAGCAACCATAAgctgttttacacacggaatAGAGGTAAGC is a window encoding:
- the LOC120782075 gene encoding uncharacterized protein LOC120782075, whose protein sequence is MHTLLLLKPLRHDKATNFKGVEMGLQKRMESRSKKELLTTMLKNNAPVEVIQGDEDGEASQTAGKEVIDENVFLISSSENTAFGNRNTRLNSVVRTLNKCKNGQLAEIKPIRISIRTAEFQRNNLEQKLSCIFTNGQIEKLRDGNKRRNWKEEDIAKSITLYSTSSKAYKLLYSSNMTAK